In Chitinophaga oryzae, the sequence GATCTGGGCGATGGTTCCAAACCGGAGTATGTGGGGCCGTCCAAATTCCCTTACAACCACAAGTTCGCTGCACCGGGCGTATATAATGTAAGTCTGACCCTGGTAGATACCAACTTCTGTAACGCACCGCAAACGATCACCAAGCCATTGCGTGTGGCCGTAAACGTTACCGCGCAATTCAATATGCCGGATACCGTTTGCGTAGGTACCGAGTTGCAACTGGACAATACCACCCTGGGCGGGGAAAGTTTCCTGTGGACTTTTGAAGATAACGGCGAACAATCCACCGAGCCTTACCCGATACATAAATTCGCAGTGCCAGGCAGATGGAAAGTGAAACTGCTGGTGCTGGATGAAAACACCTGCAACAAAAAAGACAGTATTACCAAAACGGTGTTGGTAGCTGAACCACCGGTGGCAGACTTTGATTTTATGCCCACCAAGGCTACAGAAAATACGCCGGTGACCTTTACCAACCTGACACAGGGACAGGAACCGCTGCATTACCTGTGGAACTTCGGCGATGGTGACACTACATCTGTTCGTAACCCGCAGCACCAATACCTGAAGACCGGTACTTACAACGTATGTCTGACTGCTGCTAACAGGGAAGGATGTACGCATACCGTCTGCAAACAGGTAACGGCTATCGTTGTACCGTTGTTTGATGTGCCCACGGCATTCTCTCCCAATAATGACGGCATGAACGATGTGTTTTACGTGAAGTCATTTGGTGTGACGAAGTTTAACCTCAAGATATTTAATCGCTGGGGACAGTTGATTTTTGAAAGTTCTGACCCCAGGATAGGCTGGGATGGCCGGTTTAAAGGAGCTGTGCAGCCCATGGATGCATATGCTTACGTAGTAAGCCTCGAGTTTACTGACGGAACGAAGGCCAATAAGACAGGAAATGTAACCTTGTTAAGATGATGAGTCATGAAGAAGCTGATTGTTAACATCACCGCGGGGTGGGTAATTGGAATGTTGCTCACGATCAGTGCGTCCGCACAGGACCTCCACTTTTCGCAGTATTTCAATTCACCGTTAACCACCAACCCCGCCAATACCGGTTTTATCCCTGACGGAAATTTCCGGGTAGGGGCTAATTACCGCGACCAATGGACGAGTATTCCGGTACCTTACCGGACCATGTCGGCATATGGTGATTTCCAGCTGCTGAGCGACCGGCTTATTTACGGTTGGCTGGGCGTGGGCGGTGTTGTTCTTCGTGACGTGGCGGGCAGCGGAAACCTTTCTTCCACCAAAGGGTATGCTTCGATCGCCTATCATCAGCTGCTGGGCGAAAGCAGCCTGCTGTCGCTGGGCTTTCAGGCCGGCGCCGCCAATAAGCGCGTGGATATAACCAAACTGACTTTCGGAGACCAGTGGAACGGAAAATTCTTCGACTCGCAGTTGCCTACAGCGGAACCGTTTACCCAGTCCAGTGTGAATTATTTCGATCTGAACGTAGGGATGAACTACGCTTTTTTCCCTACGGAAAACCTGTATATTAATACCGGCGTTGCTGTACAGCATGTCAATACCCCCCGGGAAACTTTCTACGACGGCGAAAACAAAGTACCCCGCCGTTATACCGGTTTTCTGAATGCAAGCATCAAAACCAGTGATGTGCTGATCGTCAACCCCAGCGCTTATTACTCCCGGCAGGCCGGCGTCAGTGAGTTTGTCATAGGGCTGAATGCCGCCTACAATCTCTCCGGCGATGGCGATAAACAGGTGTCCGGCGGTATCTACTACCGCGCCAAAGATGCTGCGGCGTTTATGGTAGGATACCAGTTGAGTAATATTAAACTTCAGTTCAGTTACGATGTGACCACCTCCAACCTCGCAGTGTCCAACAGCAGGAGAGGCGCCTATGAAATCGGCCTGGTATACAGTGGCTTATATTCCAACAGAGGATTTAACAATGCAAAAAGGTCTACTATCTGTCCGTCTTTCTAAAGAGATACAGTAAATGGTTATTTTTGCCGGGAACATGCTATCACCACTTTAAACATAATACACCAGGTATGAAACGTTTATTAATAGGTATCTGCTTTCTTATGACCGCCCAGCTGGCGCATGCCCAGTATTACAAAACAGACACCAGCGCACCCCGTGGTTTCGATCGTTCCCGGCTCATCCTGGGAGGCTCGCTGGGGATGGTTTTTGGCGATTATACGAATGTGGATATTTCCCCGCTGGTGGGTTACCGTTTTAACGATTACATTGCTGCGGGCATCAATGTGAATGCCCAGTATGGCCAGTATAAAACTTACGATGGTTATGGCAATACTGCACAGCGGGATAAATACACCATCTTCGGCGGCGGCGTATGGGGGCGCGTATATCCTATTCCTATGGTATTTGTGCATATCCAGCCGGAGTACAACTATATCACACAGAAGTCAACGATCTACTATACAGACCCGAAACGTAACTTCAGCACCAGTTACAGCGTACCCAGCCTGCTGGTAGGCGCAGGCTATACCCAGAGCGTAGGCGGCAGGGTAGGTATCGGTATCTCCATCATGTATGATGTGATCCAGGATAACCGTTCTCCGTACCGTAATAACCTTGTCTACCGTGTAGGCGCCGGTTTAGGGTTCTGATCTCCGGGAACATACTTTGAATACCCGTTTGGCGAGCGCTGAACGGGTATTTTTATTCCTTCCCCATGTTACCTCCTTGTTAAATTTGTTTATAAAGGCTAAACTTATTTTTACAACTTTTATACCTTTGTGCCATCAATTTTTAAAGAGATGGAGATTAAATTAGCTGTTTTTGATATTGCCGGCACTACGCTGCACGATGAGGCCAATGTGGCGAAAGTATTGCAACAGGCCATCCGGCTGGCGGGGGTGCATGTATCCCTTGAGGAAGTTAATGAAGTAATGGGATACGCCAAACCATATGCGATCCGTTATTTACTGCAACAGAAGAACGACGCGCGGCATGCGGATGACCAATTTATCGGTGAGCTGCACACCCGGTTTGTGGAAGATATGAAAGCGCATTACGCGAACGACAGTTCCGTAAGGGAGAAACAGGGGGTGTCGGCCGTATTCGCGGCCCTGCGGCAGAAAGGCATCAAAGTGGCGCTGGACACGGGCTTTGACCGCGACATTACCAACGTGATCCTGCAGAGGACCGGCTGGCAGCAGCAGGGGCTTGTAGACGCTGTCGCTACCAGCGACGAAGTGCCTTATGGCCGCCCGTATCCCTATATGATCTATCGTATCATGGAAACGCTGGAAGTACGCAGTATCGGAGAGGTGATGAAGGTCGGCGATACCATTTCTGACCTGGAAGAAGGTACCAACGCCGGTTGCCGTTATGTAGTGGGCGTTACCACAGGCGCCTATAGCCGGGAGGAACTGGAGAAGGGGCCACATACCCACCTGGTGGCATCTCTCGATGAACTGTTATCTATTTTATAAACTCTTGCTCAACAGCGATCATGCAACAACAACAAGCGGATGTAGCGGTAGTAGGCGCCGGCATCGTAGGACTGGCCATGGCTTATAAACTGGCGTCCAAAGGAAAAAAAGTCGTTTTATTTGAAAGGAACAGCAGGGCTATCAGCGCTTCCATCCGCAACTTCGGACTGGTATGGCCTATCGGTCAGCGTGCCGGTAAAATGTACCAGCGTGCCATGCACAGCCGCAGCGTATGGAAAGAACTGGCGGCGGCTACCGGCCTGCAATGCCAGGAAACCGGTTCCCTGCACCTGGTGTATGAAAAAGACGAGCTGGCTGTGCTGGAGGAATTTGCTGCTGCTGCGCCCGCCAACGGATTTGAGTGTCAGCTGATAGCACCGGAAAATATCGGTCAGTATACGAAGGCCATCAAAACCGAAGGTTTGAAGGGGGCGCTCTGGAGCCCGACGGAGATGACCGTCAACCCGCGGCAGGCCAGCGCTGCCATTGCGCGCCACCTCGGGGAGAAAATGAATGTGACCGTTCGTTTTAATACAGCCGTTAACGGTATCAGCATGCCGTATGTCGAAACGAAAGACGAAAAGTGGAAAGTAGACCAGGTATATGTTTGCAGCGGCGCTGATTTTGAAACATTATATCCTGCCGCCTATGCAACGGCGCCTCTTACCAAATGCAAGCTGCAGATGATGCGCACCATTCCGCAGCCAGGCAACTGGCAGTTGGGACCTGCGCTCTGCGCCGGACTCACCCTCGCGCACTATGCTTCTTTCAGTGACTGCGCTGCGCTGACACCGCTCAAACAACGCTTTGAACAGGAAATGCCGGAGTATGTAAAATGGGGCATCCACCTGCTGATTTCCCAGAACGGCGCCGGCGAACTGACCATTGGTGATTCGCATGAATATGGTCCGGACTTCGAACCATTTGACAAAGCGTTTATCAATGACCTTATTCTGAAGTACATGCATACTTTCCTCGAAGCACCGGCGTATACTATCCAGGAACAGTGGCATGGCATTTATCCCAAACTGACCAACGGTGGTACCGAGCTGGTAATGTCTCCTGAAAAGGATGTTACCATTGTGAACGCTCTCAGCGGAGCCGGTATGACGCTGTCTTTCGGCCTTGCAGAAGAACTGACCAGGTAGTCAGTTGGTTATTTGTTCATTTGGATATTTTGATATTTATTGAGTGGGGAAAGCGGTTTTGCACAGGCAAAGCCGCTTTCCCTTTTCAAATAACCGCTCCTCCGATCCCCAATAACTAAATAACCAAATACCCAAATAACAACGGTTTCGTATAGGCGAAATAGTTCTCCCTTTTTATATATCTAAGCTACCCTAAACCAAATATCTAAATATCTAAATAACAAAATCCCAAAATGATTAGGATTTTGCATGAATTATTAATAAATTAAATGCAGATCAAACGTTATGAAAACAATTGCCACAATGATGGCCTTATTTTGCTGGTAACATATTCACCATATTGCATCACCCAACTTTAGCAACGTTTCTGTAGCCAGGTTTTAACGACATGGCTGCATGTTCATAACGTGTTAAATGTAAAGCGGGTTCCTTTTAAGTTACCTGCTTTTATTTCTTTATATCCAAAAAGCCAATAATTCTATAAATTACAGGGTGTTCCTGCCCTGTAGGCAGGGGTAGCATTTTCTTACAAAAAAACAGCAACGGCATGAATGGTAGTTTAAAACACCTCAAGGAAAGAGACTGGACAGAAACAAGAGCGCATTCCAGCTGGCAGATCTTCAAGATCATGGCGGAATTCGTGGAAGGCTTTGAATCGCTTGCTAAAATAGGACCCTGTATATCAATATTCGGATCTGCCCGCACCAAGCAGGGCAACCGCTATTATGAGCTGGCGCAGGAAATTGCGCGCAGGCTGGCAGAAGAGGGATTTGGTATCATTACCGGCGGCGGCCCCGGTGTGATGGAAGCGGCCAATAAAGGCGCACAGGCCGCAAATGGTAAATCGGTTGGGGCGAATATCACCTTGCCGCATGAACAGAATCCCAACGGCTTTATTGACCCTGATAAAAGGCTCAATTTCGATTATTTCTTTGTCCGCAAAGTAATGTTCACCAAATATTCACAGGGCTTTGTGATGATGCCCGGCGGATTTGGCACCATGGATGAATTTTTTGAAGTGGCTACCCTTATCCAGACCAAGAAGATGGAAGAAACCCCGATGGTACTCGTAGGCCGCGAATACTGGAGCGGTCTGCTGGAATGGATCCGTACCGTGATGATGGAAAAAGAAAGCAACATTAACCCGCAGGACCTCGGCCTGCTGAAGCTTTTCGATACTGCCGACGAGGTGGTGGAGTATTTCCGTGTATTTTATACCACGAATAAACTCAGACCTAACTTTTAATGACGGCCGCGCCCGTCAGGCGCGGATATACCTGCCCGTTAGCCGGAAGAATAAATTCCGGCCGGGCAACGTTATGTGTATAGGTGTCGCCGCAACCGGTTTTTTCATAGCTTTGCAGAAATTTTATATATGGAGCTCCTACCGGCAGTTGAGGCATTTGCAGAGAAATACACCAGCGCAGAAAGTCCGCTGTTGTACAAATTGAACCGGGAAACACACCTGAAAGTAGAATTGCCGCATATGCTGAGTGGCCATGTACAGGGAAAGTTCCTGGAGATGGTGAGCCGCATGCTGCAGCCCCGCCGGATACTGGAACTGGGCACCTATACGGGATATTCCGCCATCTGCCTGGCCGCAGGCCTGCCGGATGACGGGATATTGCATACCGTCGATATCAACGAAGAACTGGAAACTCTTTGCCATCAATATTTTGAGGCATCCGGGTATGCCGGTAAAATAAAAATGCATATCGGTAAGGCAGCCGAAGTGATGATGTCACTGGATGAGGTGTTTGATTTAGTGTTTATTGATGCTGACAAAGCCGGTTATGTGCACTATTACGACCTGGTTTGGGAAAAACTGCGCCCCGGCGGATTTATCCTGGCTGATAATGTCTTGTACCATGGACAGGTACTGCAGCCGGAGAACGAGCAGGGGAGCCAGGCAAAAGCCATGGTCAGATTTTGCGAGAAAGTGCTGGCCGACGACCGCGCAGAACAGGTATTACTCACCATTCGCGACGGTATCCTCCTGATCAGGAAGAAATAAACCGGCACCACACCATGCCCATTAAATTCGACAATACATGCAAGTAAGAAAATTTTTGTTGGTAGTCAGTTTTCTTATTGGCTGCATGCCTCTGCTGAAGGCACAGAAGATCACCACCCAGCAATACATCGCCACTTATAAGAGCATTGCTATGGAGGAAATGCGCCGTACCGGCGTGCCCGCAGCCATCAAACTCGCACAGGGTATTGTGGAAACGCAGTCCGGCAACGGGACCCTCTGCCTGCAATCCAATAACCACTTTGGTATCAAATGTAAGAACACCTGGACCGGCAAAACCATCCGCTATGATGACGACGCCGCACAGGAATGTTTCCGCGTATACGATAACGCCCGGGATTCTTACCGCGACCACTCCGATTTCCTGCGCAGCAATCCCCGCTATTCGTTCCTCTTCCAGTTTGACCAGGAAGATTATAAGTCCTGGGCTTTCGGACTGAAACAGGCCGGTTACGCTACGAACAAAACCTATCCGCAACAGCTGATCAAGATCATTGAAGATTATAACCTCCAGCAATATTCGCTGATCGTCATGGGCAAAGCGGCCCCTGAACAGGAATCTTACGAAGAGAAACCGCCTGTTTATGCCGGTAACAACAGCCGTCCGGATAACCGCACACCTGCCACCCGGCCCCAGCAGGGAGGCAATAAGCCCGCCGCCGGCAACTACCCCAAAGGAGTATTTGAAATCAACGGCCGCCGCGTGGTATTTGTGAAAGCCGGTACTTCCCTGATACAGCTGGCCAGCAAACACAATATCCGCTTGAGCAAGCTGGTTCGCTTCAATGACCTCGACAATGACAATCCTCCCCGGAAAGACATGTTTATCTTCCTGCAGAAGAAAGCCAAAAGCGGCAATAAAGAATATCACAGCGTAGGCAACGGCGAAACCATGCACGACATCGCACAGGCAGAAGGGATCCGCCTGAGATGGTTGCGCCGCCGCAATAAAATGCATGAAGGTGAAGAACCTGCTGCCGGTCAGCGCCTCTCCCTCGAAGGTTTTGCCGCCCGCACTCCTGCGCTGTCGAAAAACACCCGTATCCTGAAAGAAGAAGACCAGGAACCTCCGGAAGATTTTTCAAAGCTCGGGGAAGAAGTGGCCAAAAATACCGGTGGCGCCGCTCCCGCGCCTGAAACTGCGCCCGCCCGCCCGCAACAGGGAGGCGTTCCTGTAGATATGGTAGAAGACCTGAAAAAAGTAGGGGAAGTGGGTACCAATGGCACCGCTAAAACGACCACACCGGCTCCGGCTCCGCAGCCACCGGTATACAGGCCCGCCCCGCCCCCGGTCCCGGCTACGCCGGCCCCGGTATATAAACCCGCCCCGGCAGCTGCCGGTACAGGCGCCAGATACCACGACGTACAGCCCAAAGAAACCCTGTACGGTATCTCTAAAATGTACAATAAGTCCGTAACCCAGTTACAGGAATGGAATAATTTGCAGGGGTTCGATATCAAAATCGGGCAGCGCCTGTTGGTGAATAAATAAGCAGTGATCCTTTTCTGCTTATCATTGTTAAATATGGAAATGAAGTAGTATTATGTCGGTTATTCAGGTGCATGACAAGCAATTCCAGCCCTATATCGGTGCAACAGAGCTGCAGCAGCGCATTCAGCAGATGGCTGCAGACATGAGCAGGGACCTTAAAGACGAGCGCCCGCTGTTTATCGCGATCCTTAACGGTTCTTTTATGTTTGCCGGTGATGTGTTCAAATATCTCAACATTCCGGCTGAGATATCCTTTATTAAACTGGCCTCCTACAAAGGGACCAAATCTACCGGTAACGTGGTGCAGGCCATCGGTCTCGATGAAGACCTCTTCGGCCGTACGGTGGTGATCCTCGAGGATATTGTGGATACCGGTAAAACACTGAGCCAGTTCCTGCCGCAACTGGAACATCAGCAACCTAAAAAACTGCTGGTGGCTTCCCTGCTGACCAAGCCGGAAGCGATGGTACATCCTATTAAAATCGACTATCTGGGCTTTTCTGTACCGAATAAATTCCTGCTGGGTTATGGCCTCGATTACGATGGTCTGGGCCGCAATCTGCCGGAAATCTACCAGCTGGTGGAAGAAGCGTAGGGTTTCTCGCAAAAACGCAAAGGCCCGCAAAGAAAACAAAGATTTTATTATAAGCGAGCTAAGAAAACAAAGGAGCGGAGATCAAATTTGTTCTCCGCTCCTTTGTTTTCTTATTTTAACTTAAAAAAAATCTTTGCGCTCTTTGCTCCTCTGCGTGCTTTGCGAGACGGCTTTGCGTGAAAATGCTTACCTTAACATATGCGAAAATTCCTATTACTCCTGTTGTTATGGGCTGGCAGCGTACATGCACAAACAATCTGGGTGTCGGGAGCAGTAGAAGACAGTATTACCCATCGTCCTGTGGCCGGCGTTAGCGTCAGCGTTGCGGAAGATACGACCAGGGTGCTGACCAACGCCTTCGGGCTTTTCAGAATTGGGATTCCCTCCGCTGTCGCTCAACTGCTGTTTACCCGGGAAGGTTATCGCCCGTTACAGCTGAAGGTGAAAGCCGCTGACCGGCTGCTGATAACATTGTCGCCTATACGTAAAGGCCCTGATGCCATTGCCCTGGCAAAAGCCAGTGCCCGCACACGGCAGAACAGCAACCCCAACTACGGCAACGTAGGCATGGGAGTGCATGCTTTTTACAACGAAACATACGGGACCACTTATGAAAACAAGTTTGCCCGCACGCAGGTGCAGCCCGTGTCCGTATTTGCAGTAGATGTGGACAGGGCCGCCTATAGCAATATCCGGCGTTTCCTGCGGCTGAAAGAACCGGTGCCGGTAGATGCCGTCCGGATTGAAGAGATGGTGAACTACTTCCATTACAATTATCCGCTGCCACCGGAAGGCCAGACCATGGCGATATACAGCCACTATACCACCTGCCCCTGGGAGCCGGCGCATCAGCTGCTGCAGATAGCGCTGCGGGCAAAAGCCTTGCAAACAGACAGCCTGCCGCCCAGCAACCTTGTCTTCCTGGTCGATGTTTCCGGTTCCATGGGCGTGCCCAACAAGCTGCCCCTGATGCAGGCGGCTTTCCGTATCCTGGTCAACAACCTGCGGCCGGTAGACAAGGTGGCCATCGTGGCCTATGCCGGTACGCCCGGTATCAAGCTGCCCGCTACGGCCGGAGACCAGAAAGAGAAAATCCTGAATGCCATCGATGACCTGGTGGCCGGCGGTGCCACTGCCGGCGAGGCGGCCATTAAAATGGCCTATCAGATCGCCGTGGAGCAGTTTATCCCGGACGGTAACAACCGCGTGATCCTGGCTACGGACGGGGACTTCAACGTAGGGCTTACCAGCGACGCCGAAATGGAGGAGCTGATCATGGAAAAAAAAGAAAGCGGGGTATTGCTGACGTGCCTGGGTTTCGGAATGAAAAATTATAAAGACTCCAAGCTGCAGTCCCTGTCCAGCAAGGGTAATGGCAACTTCGCCTATATCGACGACCTGGAAGAGGCCAGTAAGATCTTTGCGCGCGAATTCGGCAGTACGCTTTTCACCGTGGCGCGCGATGTGCAGACAACGGTAACGTTTAACCCCGCTATTGTAAAATCGTATAGGCTTATTGGTTATGAGAACAAAGTGTATGAAGCAGATACGGCTGCTCCGGCTAAACACGGCGGCGGCATAGTAGGGAGCGGGCATTGTGCGGTGGCCATGTATGAGATCGTGCCGCGTGACAACGTACCTGCGGGCGACAGCCTGCTGGCCAATGTCAGCATCGCTTACCGTCATCCGCAGGACACTGCCCTGTGTACGCTGGAAGCCGGGGTGAAAGCTGATGCCACAGCTTTCGAGAAGGCGCCGGACGATTGCCGGTTTGCCGCTGCTGTGGCCTTATTGGGCATGATACTCCGTAACTCCGCTTACCGTGGCTGCGGTGATGCCGATATGGTCACAGACATCGCCCGAAGGGCCCTCGGTAAAGACAAAGAAGGGTATCGGCAGGAGTTCCTGAAGATGGTGAAGCAGGTCCGTAAGATGAAACGCTAGGGCTTATTTGGTAAGCCGGTAGCATTTACGCACCATTTTCTGCTGAAAGTCGAAAGGGAGCGTTTGATTGGTGATATCCCTGATACTGCCCGCATTGATCTTGTCTTCCTCCAGTATAAAACGCCGGTAGTTATTGCTGAAATACACCACGCCGTCTTTTTTGGTGGCCAGCAGCACTTTATTAAGCAGTTCAGCATGGTCCCTTTGAATGTCGAGGAAATCCTTCATCCGCTTGCTGTTGGAGAAGGTAGGCGGGTCCATGATCACCAGGTCGAAGGTATTGAGTTTAAGGGTATCGAGATATTGCAGCACGTCGGCGTGCACAAAAGTATGTTTGCTGGTGTCGAAGCCGTTGAGCCGCATATTATCTTCGGCCCAGGCAAGGTAAGTCCTGGAGAGGTCCACAGATGTTATTTCCGCGGCGCCGCCGGCGGCAGCGTACACGGAGAACGAGCCGGTATAGCAGAAGAGGTTCAGCACTTTTTTGTCTTTCGCTTCATTGCGTACCATGCTGCGGGTGATGCGGTGGTCGAGGAAAAGGCCGGTGTCGAGATAATCGGACAGGTTGATCTTGAACTTCAGGCCGCCTTCGTGCACGGTCATTTCATGGCTTTCGCCGCTGAGTTTTTCGTATTGGCTCTGGCGGTTTTCTTTCCGTTGCCGTTGTTTCACCCAGATATTGGCCGGCGGAACGTTCAGCACTTTACTGATCAGTTCAAGGCAGGTGTCGAGCCAGGCTTCGTGGTCGGCTTCTTCCATCCCGTGACGGCGTTGATATTCGGCAATGTACACATGATCTTCATACATCTCGATGCTGAAGGGGAACTCCGGAATATCATCATCATACACCCGGTAGCAGGTGATGTTTTGCCGTTTTGCCAGTTTGGAAATATGCCGGAATACTTTGGTGAGCCGGTTCTCGAACATCTGCAGTTTGGAATCCATATCATAATATTTTCGGATTTTCGAATTTTTTGATTTGGATATTTAAAATGCAGCGAAGACCATAGCGAGTTTTTATAATCATTCGCTATGATCTTCGCTGCATTTTAAATATCTGAATTCGAAAATCAAAAAATCGAAAATCAACTAAAAATGTCTCTGACTTTTTCGAAAAATCCTTTCTCCGATTTTTCCGGATTAGGTTTGAAATTGTCGGAGGTCTGAAGTTTGTCGAGCATCGCTTTTTCTTCCGCGCTGACGTGTTGTGGTGTCCAAACATTTACATGTATCAGCTGGTCACCTTTTTCATAGGAGTTCACGGAGGGGAAACCTTTGCCTTTGAGGCGGAAGATTTTACCGCTTTGTGTTCCTGCGGGTATTTTGATTTTCGCTTTACCGTCGATGGTAGGTACTTCCACCTGGGTGCCGTATACGGCATCGGGGAAGGAGATATGGAGGTCGTAGGCTACGTTGAGGCCATCGCGCTGCAGTTCAGGGTGTGGTTCCTCTTCGATGAGAATGAGCAGGTCGCCGGGTGCGCCGCCTCTTTCGCCGGCATTGCCTTTACCGCTCATGCTCAGCTGCATGCCTTCCTGTACGCCTGCCGGGATGTCGATGCTCACCATTTCTTCACCGTACATGCGGCCTTCGCCTTTACAGTGGCCGCATTTGCTGGTGATGATCTGGCCTTCGCCGTGGCAGGTGGGGCAGGTGGTAACGGTCTGCATCTGGCCGAGGAAGGTCTGGGTAACTTTTCTTACCTGGCCGGAGCCGCCGCAGGTGTTACAGGACTGGAACGCGTTTTTGTCTTTCGCGCCCAGGCCGCCACAGTGCTGACAGGGAACGTATTTCTTTACTTTGATTTTTTTGTTGGCGCCTTTGGCGATTTCTTCGTAGGTCAGACGGATTTTCACACGCAGGTTGGAGCCGCGGGTGCCCCGGCCACGACGGCCGCCGCCGCCACCACGGCCACCGCCTCCGAAGAAGCTGCCGAAAATATCGTCGTTACCGAAAATGTCACCGAAATTGGAGAAGATGTCTTCCATGTTCATGCCACCACCTCCAAAACCGCCGCTGCGGCCGCCGTTCATGCCAGCATGCCCGAAGCGGTCATATTGCGCGCGTTTGTCGGCATCGCTTAAAACCTCGTAGGCTTCGGCTGCTTCTTTGAACTTTTCTTCCGCCTCCTTATTGTTGGGATTGCGGTCAGGGTGAAACTGCATGGCCACCTTCCGGTAAGCTTTCTTGATTTCATCCTGGGAGGCGGACTTGGAAACACCCAGTATTTCGTAATAATCTCTCTTGGTAGACATTATAAAAATCACTTATAACCGGTGCAGGGCACCGGTTTTTTTCAGTAAAAAATATTGTTTTACA encodes:
- a CDS encoding YfbK domain-containing protein, with translation MRKFLLLLLLWAGSVHAQTIWVSGAVEDSITHRPVAGVSVSVAEDTTRVLTNAFGLFRIGIPSAVAQLLFTREGYRPLQLKVKAADRLLITLSPIRKGPDAIALAKASARTRQNSNPNYGNVGMGVHAFYNETYGTTYENKFARTQVQPVSVFAVDVDRAAYSNIRRFLRLKEPVPVDAVRIEEMVNYFHYNYPLPPEGQTMAIYSHYTTCPWEPAHQLLQIALRAKALQTDSLPPSNLVFLVDVSGSMGVPNKLPLMQAAFRILVNNLRPVDKVAIVAYAGTPGIKLPATAGDQKEKILNAIDDLVAGGATAGEAAIKMAYQIAVEQFIPDGNNRVILATDGDFNVGLTSDAEMEELIMEKKESGVLLTCLGFGMKNYKDSKLQSLSSKGNGNFAYIDDLEEASKIFAREFGSTLFTVARDVQTTVTFNPAIVKSYRLIGYENKVYEADTAAPAKHGGGIVGSGHCAVAMYEIVPRDNVPAGDSLLANVSIAYRHPQDTALCTLEAGVKADATAFEKAPDDCRFAAAVALLGMILRNSAYRGCGDADMVTDIARRALGKDKEGYRQEFLKMVKQVRKMKR
- a CDS encoding class I SAM-dependent methyltransferase; amino-acid sequence: MDSKLQMFENRLTKVFRHISKLAKRQNITCYRVYDDDIPEFPFSIEMYEDHVYIAEYQRRHGMEEADHEAWLDTCLELISKVLNVPPANIWVKQRQRKENRQSQYEKLSGESHEMTVHEGGLKFKINLSDYLDTGLFLDHRITRSMVRNEAKDKKVLNLFCYTGSFSVYAAAGGAAEITSVDLSRTYLAWAEDNMRLNGFDTSKHTFVHADVLQYLDTLKLNTFDLVIMDPPTFSNSKRMKDFLDIQRDHAELLNKVLLATKKDGVVYFSNNYRRFILEEDKINAGSIRDITNQTLPFDFQQKMVRKCYRLTK
- the dnaJ gene encoding molecular chaperone DnaJ, yielding MSTKRDYYEILGVSKSASQDEIKKAYRKVAMQFHPDRNPNNKEAEEKFKEAAEAYEVLSDADKRAQYDRFGHAGMNGGRSGGFGGGGMNMEDIFSNFGDIFGNDDIFGSFFGGGGRGGGGGRRGRGTRGSNLRVKIRLTYEEIAKGANKKIKVKKYVPCQHCGGLGAKDKNAFQSCNTCGGSGQVRKVTQTFLGQMQTVTTCPTCHGEGQIITSKCGHCKGEGRMYGEEMVSIDIPAGVQEGMQLSMSGKGNAGERGGAPGDLLILIEEEPHPELQRDGLNVAYDLHISFPDAVYGTQVEVPTIDGKAKIKIPAGTQSGKIFRLKGKGFPSVNSYEKGDQLIHVNVWTPQHVSAEEKAMLDKLQTSDNFKPNPEKSEKGFFEKVRDIFS